Within the Mucilaginibacter sp. CSA2-8R genome, the region AAGAAAAAACCGAAAGCAAACGCCAGAAAACTTTAGAGCGCGAGCTGGAATGGGTGCGCATGGCCCCCAAAGCACGCCATGCTAAGGGTAAAGCACGTATTGCCAACTACGAAAAACTGGCATCCGAAGAAACCAAAGAACGCGAAGATAAATTGGAGCTCTTTATACCACCGGGCCCGCGTTTGGGTAATGTGGTGATTGAGGTAAATAACGTAACCAAAGCCTACGGCGACAAAGTGTTGTTTGAAAACTTAAGCTTTTCTTTACCACCAGCGGGTATTGTGGGCATTATTGGCCCCAACGGAGCGGGTAAAACTACCCTGTTCCGATTAATAACCGGGCAAGATCAGCCTGATGCCGGCACCTTCCGTGTTGGTGAAACGGTTAAGTTAGGTTATGTTGACCAGATGCACGATGATTTAAAAGCCGACAAGTCGGTTTGGGAAAACATAACCGATGGGCAGGAATCCATCTTATTAGGTAACCGTCCCATAAACTCCCGTGCGTATGTATCAAAATTCAACTTTAACGGTGGCGACCAGCAAAAAAAGGTAGAGGTACTATCAGGCGGAGAGCGCAACCGGGTACACCTGGCTATCACACTGAAAAAAGGATCGAACGTATTGTTACTGGATGAGCCCACCAACGATATTGACGTAAATACGTTACGGGCGTTGGAAGAAGCATTAGATAACTTTGGTGGTTGTGCAGTAATTATCAGTCACGACCGCTGGTTCCTGGACCGCATCTGTACCCACATTCTGGCTTTTGAAGGCGACTCGCAAGTATACTTTTTTGAAGGTAACTATAGCGAATACGAAGAGAACCGCAAAAAGCGCCTGGGAGATGTTGCCCCTAAGCGTATCAAATACAAAAAACTGGTAAACTAAAGTTTAGTTAGTTTGCAACCTGGCGGCTAACCGGTAATTGTACTTACCGGTTAGCCGCCTTTTTTATTTAATAATGCTGTTAAACCGCAAACGGGCTAACAAGTTCTGTATGGTTGAAAGCAGAGCGGCGAGGCGATTTTTTGCTGAAGTAACATCTGCCGATAAAAAATATAAGGGCGATAATCAGTATCAGCTTAAGCCAGAATTTAATAATTCGTAAAAAAAGCATTACACCAATAATGCAGCAAAGTACTACCGTTACCCATGATGTTTGGCTCATTAACAGAACAGACAATAACATAATTTTAAAAGCTATTTTGCAATACAAACTTACCATTTTACAGCTTAGCTAAAGATGTTAATGTGCAGGCTACCTCTACAATAAAATACTTATTGGCTATTTTAGGACAGCATCAGTTCGGCGTAATTATTTACGCCTTATTTACTTACCCTAAAAATGTCCATATCCTGTTCGGAGTAAACATTAAAACGTCAGCCGCTTTTTTCGGCATGGTATAAGGTGCATACCTATAAATTACATATCCTGTAGTGGTAATTTGTTTGCCTGCCTAAAACCCGTTAACAGTTTCTTAATAAAACAATTGAAATCTTGGTAAGTCGGTATTGCTTTGTAAATTAGGCTTCGAAACTATTAACTGTATTTCATGAAAAAACTTGCCTGCTTTATACTGGCTTTTGTTATGGCAAACACTTTTGTTTTTGCACAGCAAAGCGATTACGCCAAAGAGCATTACACCAAAAAAGAGGTATACATCACCATGCGCGATGGTGTAAAACTTTTTACCTCCATTTATACCCCCAAAGATGCCTCTGCGCAAAAAAAGTATCCTGTTATTATGCAGCGCACCTGCTACAGCGTAGCGCCCTACGGTGCTGATAAATATCCCGCTCGCTTAGGCCCGTCAGAACTGATGATGAAAGAAGGTTATATTGTGGTATACCAGGACGTACGGGGCCGCTGGAAAAGCGAAGGCAACTGGACCAACATGACACCGGTGATTGATAATAAAAAGAGCAAAAAAGATGTAGACGAAGGCTCTGATACTTACGATACTGTTGACTGGCTGGTAAAAAATGCTCCTTATAACAACGGCCGTGTAGGGCAGTGGGGTATCTCTTATCCGGGCTTTTATACGGCAGCCGGCATATTGGCTAATCACCCGGCTTTAAAAGCTTCATCACCGCAGGCACCAATATCCGATTTTTGGTTTGATGATTTTCATCATAACGGCGCATTGCTGGAGTCGTACTTTTTTACTTATCCGGTTTTTGGCGTGCAGAAAAAAGATACCACTTCTAAAGCATGGTATGCCGACCAGAACATCAAAACCAATACCCGCGACGGCTACCAGTTTTTACTGGACATGGGCCCTTTAAGCAACGCAGACAAGTATTATAAAGATAACTTTTACTGGCAGGAAACTGTGAACCACCCTAATTACGACGAGTTTTGGCAAAAACGCGATTTACTGCGCCACTACAAAAAGGTACTGCCTGCCGTAATGCTGGTAGGCGGCTGGTACGATGCCGAGGACTTACGTGGCCCGCTGGCTATTTTCAAGACCATTAATCAGAAAGATCCATCGGCTTACAACACTATCGTAATGGGGCCTTTCGGCCACGGGCGCTGGTCGCGCGAGACGGGGCATACCCTGCATAGCAATGTATACTTTGGCGATAGCATTGCTACATTTTACCAAAAGAATATCGAGGCTAAATTTTTCAACCACTTTTTGAAAGGTAAAGGCGACAAAAACACTGATTTGCCAAAAGCTTACATGTACAATACCGGCAAAAAAGAATGGGAAACTTTTAGCCAATGGCCTGTAGCTACGGCATCACACCAAAAATTATTTTTGGGAGCAGATGGCAAGCTGCCCATGAGTCAGCCTACAGCTGCCGCCTCAACTTCGTTTATCAGCGACCCGTTAAAACCGGTTCCGTACACTGAAGATAATACCACTACCATGGGCTTTACGCCTCACAATTACATGAGCGAGGACCAGCGCTTTGCCGGTCGCCGTCCGGATGTACTGGTATTCCAGACTGATGTACTGCAAAACGAGGTAACTTTAGGCGGCGAAATTATGGCGCATTTAAAAGTGGCAACTACCGGTACCGATGCCGACTGGATAGTTAAACTGATTGATGTGTACCCGCCAGATGAGCCGAATCATGCCTACATGCCTAATAAAAACATCATACTGAGCAATTACCAGCAAATGGTACGTTCGGAAATTATGCCGGGCCGTTTCCGCAACAGCTTTGAAAAACCAGAAGCTTTTGTACCTAACCAAAAAGCCAGCGTAGATGTAAAATTGCAAGATGTGCTGCACACCTTTAAAAAAGGGCACCGCATTATGGTGCAGGTACAAAGCACTGCCTTTCCGCTGTTTGCCCGTAACCCTCAAAAGTTTGTACCCAACCCTTACAAAGCAACAGAGGCTGATTACATTAAAGCCACCCATACCGTTTTCAACGACAGCTATGTTGATGTAGAAGTGTTAAAATAGCCGTCAGCATTTAATAAAACCAAAGGCGCATAGATTAAGCAGCAAGCCGTTTAATCCATGCGCCTTTTTTGTTGATGTATTGCGGTGAATTTACTCTACACAATTATCCTTACGCCGGGTGTCAACAATGTAAATAATTTTCCAGCCTTCAGCTGTTTTCATTAACTGAAATACGTCAACACCACAATGGCTGAAGGTATTGCCTATATAAAACTTGTACGGCGCCCAAACACTCGCCAGTGGACCATCAATTTTCACATCGGTAATGACGATGCGTTCGTCGTAAACCTCTTTGTGTGGTGTGCCTACCGATTTAATAAAAGCAACCGCTTTTTCGGTAACCAAACCTACATTGCCGTCGCGCTTATTCATCACGCTTTGCAAAACCATATCCGGCGCAAAAACCGATTTAAGTGAAACGGTATCGTTGGTGCGCATGGCAGTAAACAGATTATTTACCACCTTTTTAACAGCCTCCTGCTCACCCGACTGGGCAAATACTGCCGGGGTAAACAAAGCGAATAATATCAGCAGAATTGATTTTTTCATTTTTAGATCTTTAATCATCCTAAAATAAGAAAAGCCCTGCCGGTTAGGCAAGGCTCTCATTATAAAATCTGTCTTTATATTATTGCCCTAAAGCAGCAGATGTATTGGTTGCGCGGCTTTGTTTTAGCGACTGTACTTCGGCTTTCAGCATTTCTATTTGCTGTTGCTGCTCTTGTATAGCGCCCAATAATACCGGTACCAGGCTTTGCATATCTACTTTGGTTACATCGACCGAGCGGTACTGGTTTTTACCGGCAGGGTACATTACGCTTTCGGTTCTAACTACGGCTGGCAATACTGACTGCATGTTAGCGGTGTTAAAACCGTATTGAGTCCCGCCCGGTAATTTGGCACCTTTAGCCATTTGTGTATTGTACTGAAAAGAGATTGGCTGTAAGCGATTAACATAGCTTAACGAACTGGTTAAGGGCGTAACATTGGTTTTCAATTCGTTTTCTGATACGGTAGTTTGAGCTTTAGCAGTAACGCTAAATAAAACCACTGCAAAAAGCAGTGCTATATAATTTGGAGTTTTCATGATATAAAATTTGATGTAAATAGGTAAACAGGGTAAAGTATCACCCTGCAATAAATTAAGTAATAGCAGTTGTAAGTTGGCTTAACAGTTAGGGGGAGGCGTAAGCACATCAGGATAAAAGGACATCCGCATGCCTAAATCCGGCAAAACATAATGCTTTACAGGTATAATAAATACCGGAGAATGAAAATAGAAAGCAAAGGTTTGATGCAAATAATCCTTAATCGATTCGGCTTTAATAAGCTCTGCCTGGTCGGTGGGGCTTTCGGCACAACCATTGTCAGTTGGCTTGCTTTGGCTGGTTTGATTAAAGAAACCGCTGATCACAGGTATACCATTACTCTCTGATATGCTCAGCAGCAAACAAATGGTTATGATATATTTGAAAATAACGGTTTTCACTTTAACACCTTTTCAGTTACAAAAGTACGACTTTGAAAATTAAATTGCTGAAAATTACACAGGGCAGCATTGTCTACTCCATACAGTTTAAGCAACATAAACTATGCCGTTATTTCAGGTATTTAAATTCCAGATGCGCTCTGCCCGTCGCCCAATTAACCAGAATGACGCGGCCAGTATGGCAAAGAAAAGGGTGTACGGAATATGGCTCCACAAATACTCAAAATATTTGGTGTAGATAAAAATGAGTACAAAGGTAATTCCAAATTCGCGGGCAATGGCATCTTTGGTTTTTAGCCCGTAAAAAGTAAAGCCGGCTGCTACAGCCATAGCAATGAGTCCCCAATAATAAAGGCTAATTTGTTTTACCTGCAGCCAATCCTCTAATTGCCCGTAGTTGCCAAAAATACTCATCAACCATAGTGAGACAAACAAGTAAAGTAAACCCACTACATAAGTAAGCTCCCAAAACTGGGCTATCCATTTTCTGCCTTTTAAAATGTAACAGGCGGCTAAAAGCACCAGCCCGAAAAGCACAAACCGTAACGGATAGTTCATTCCCAAAAAGTAATAACTCCACTTGGTTTGATAACCGGTTTCGGTACCAAACCAGCTGCCTAATGACACCAGCGCAAACAGCCAGATAAGGCGCGAGTTAAGTTTCCACCCTAAAAAGCCATATACAAAAACTGATAAGAGAAACAATAAAGAGTAATGGCCTGAACCGTTATCAAACGCCTTACCCAGGTATGCTATACAGCAGGCTGTAAACAAGATGCCTGTAAAAATGGTAGCCTCATTACTAAACACCCGCTCCGGGTACCGTTTTTGGCGGTAACGGCCCAGGTAAAACGCACCAGAAGCCAACAGCCCAGCCCCTACACTTATAAAGATATCGGGTGTATAATACAGGCTTTTTATCCAATTAATTACTTTATCGCTAATGATGAGTGACCCAACAGCAATAGCACCGCACACCAGAGCTACCCAAAAAGAGTATTTTGCCAGACGCATCCAATCAAAGCCCTTCACCTCGGCCGAATTGCGCAGGGTTTGCGCCTGTTCTGCAGAAAGCATATTTTCCTTTTCCCAGTGCGCAATCACCCGGTTCAAAAATTCACTTTCCTGTTTATCGAGATTAAGCTTCATTGCTATTTATTGTTCGCCGACAAGGATGAGCAGACTCTAATTTCCCTGCGTATAAAAGCCTAATGTATAAACAATCTCAGAATATTAAAACTGACCGATTAGCTTAAAAGCAATTTACGGGTACTTCTAATAGTAACTTAGTTGTTTAAAAGCGCCAGCACATTTAACCTATCCTGGGCTAATTGGTCTTTTAACCCGTCTAAAGATGAAAACTTTACATCATACCGCACAAAATGGATAAAGTTCATTTGCAGCACCTGGTGGTAAATATCCCGGTTAAAATCAAATATATTTACCTCGATGTTACGCGTCATGCCGTTAATAGTTGGCCGGTGGCCGATGTAGGCCATGCCCTGAAACACTTCGTCGTTTAATTGCACGGTAACTGCGAAGATACCATCGGCCGGAATGAGCTTGTAATTTTCTTCTACCAGCAAATTTGCTGTTGGGTAACCAATTTGCCGGCCTATCTGGTTGCCGCGTATAACCTTGCCGGTAATAAAAAAGGGATAACCCAAAAAGTTGTTAGCCTGTTCAATGTCGGCCTTCAACAAAGCTTCGCGTATGCGGGTGGAACTAACGGCCACATGGTCAATATCCTGTGCAGGTATTTCGATGACCTCAAAGCCGTAAACCGGTGCCGCTTGTTGTAAATCAGACAAACCACCCTGCCGGTCTTTTCCAAACCGGTGGTCGTAGCCGATGATGATTTGGCGGGTACCTATTTTATTGACTAAAACGTCCCTGATATAAGCCTCGGCAGACTGGTTTGAAAAATCGCGCGAAAAAGGCGTGATAATTAAATGGTCAACACCCAACTGCTCCAACAAGGCTGCACGCTCGTGTATGGTGGTAATGAGTTTTAAATCCTGGTCTTCGGGATGAATAATCATCCGTGGATGCGGGAAAAAAGTAAGAATCACCGTTTCGCCACCGGTTTGCCGGGCTAACTCTTTAAGGCGGGCAATAATCTGCCGGTGCCCCTGGTGTACCCCATCAAAGGTACCAATGGTAACTACAGCGTTATCAAGCCGCTGAAAATCGTCGATGTGGTTGTAGATTTTCATAAAGCCCCTCCTAAATCCTCCCCGGTAGGGAGGACTTCCTGCTGGGATTGTTTTTCCTTCAACCCTCTAATCAAACCAACCAATTCCATCACTTCCCAGGCATCTGCTACCTTAAAATTACCGCTTCGGGTACGACGCAGTCTTGACAGGTATGCTCCGCTATTAACGTATTTACCAAAATCATGAACCAACGAACGTATATAAGTACCCTTACTGCATACTACCCTAAAGTCAACTTCCGGGAGTTCGATACGAGTCAGTTCAAATTCGGTTATGGTGATGGTGCGCAAT harbors:
- a CDS encoding CocE/NonD family hydrolase; translated protein: MKKLACFILAFVMANTFVFAQQSDYAKEHYTKKEVYITMRDGVKLFTSIYTPKDASAQKKYPVIMQRTCYSVAPYGADKYPARLGPSELMMKEGYIVVYQDVRGRWKSEGNWTNMTPVIDNKKSKKDVDEGSDTYDTVDWLVKNAPYNNGRVGQWGISYPGFYTAAGILANHPALKASSPQAPISDFWFDDFHHNGALLESYFFTYPVFGVQKKDTTSKAWYADQNIKTNTRDGYQFLLDMGPLSNADKYYKDNFYWQETVNHPNYDEFWQKRDLLRHYKKVLPAVMLVGGWYDAEDLRGPLAIFKTINQKDPSAYNTIVMGPFGHGRWSRETGHTLHSNVYFGDSIATFYQKNIEAKFFNHFLKGKGDKNTDLPKAYMYNTGKKEWETFSQWPVATASHQKLFLGADGKLPMSQPTAAASTSFISDPLKPVPYTEDNTTTMGFTPHNYMSEDQRFAGRRPDVLVFQTDVLQNEVTLGGEIMAHLKVATTGTDADWIVKLIDVYPPDEPNHAYMPNKNIILSNYQQMVRSEIMPGRFRNSFEKPEAFVPNQKASVDVKLQDVLHTFKKGHRIMVQVQSTAFPLFARNPQKFVPNPYKATEADYIKATHTVFNDSYVDVEVLK
- a CDS encoding nuclear transport factor 2 family protein: MKKSILLILFALFTPAVFAQSGEQEAVKKVVNNLFTAMRTNDTVSLKSVFAPDMVLQSVMNKRDGNVGLVTEKAVAFIKSVGTPHKEVYDERIVITDVKIDGPLASVWAPYKFYIGNTFSHCGVDVFQLMKTAEGWKIIYIVDTRRKDNCVE
- a CDS encoding bifunctional riboflavin kinase/FAD synthetase, which encodes MKIYNHIDDFQRLDNAVVTIGTFDGVHQGHRQIIARLKELARQTGGETVILTFFPHPRMIIHPEDQDLKLITTIHERAALLEQLGVDHLIITPFSRDFSNQSAEAYIRDVLVNKIGTRQIIIGYDHRFGKDRQGGLSDLQQAAPVYGFEVIEIPAQDIDHVAVSSTRIREALLKADIEQANNFLGYPFFITGKVIRGNQIGRQIGYPTANLLVEENYKLIPADGIFAVTVQLNDEVFQGMAYIGHRPTINGMTRNIEVNIFDFNRDIYHQVLQMNFIHFVRYDVKFSSLDGLKDQLAQDRLNVLALLNN
- a CDS encoding tail fiber domain-containing protein, which encodes MKTPNYIALLFAVVLFSVTAKAQTTVSENELKTNVTPLTSSLSYVNRLQPISFQYNTQMAKGAKLPGGTQYGFNTANMQSVLPAVVRTESVMYPAGKNQYRSVDVTKVDMQSLVPVLLGAIQEQQQQIEMLKAEVQSLKQSRATNTSAALGQ
- the ettA gene encoding energy-dependent translational throttle protein EttA, coding for MADEKIIFSMAGVSKIYPPQKQVLKNIYLSFFYGAKIGVIGLNGSGKSSLLKIIAGLDKSFQGEVVFSPGYSVGYLAQEPQLDPDKTVREVVEEGVAEITGILKEYEEINEKFGLPEYYEDADAMDKLMARQGELQDKIDAVNAWELDTKLERAMDALRCPDPETKIGVLSGGERRRVAMCRLLLQEPDVLLLDEPTNHLDAESIDWLEQHLKQYKGTVIAVTHDRYFLDNVAGWILELDRGEGIPWKGNYSSWLDQKAKRLAQEEKTESKRQKTLERELEWVRMAPKARHAKGKARIANYEKLASEETKEREDKLELFIPPGPRLGNVVIEVNNVTKAYGDKVLFENLSFSLPPAGIVGIIGPNGAGKTTLFRLITGQDQPDAGTFRVGETVKLGYVDQMHDDLKADKSVWENITDGQESILLGNRPINSRAYVSKFNFNGGDQQKKVEVLSGGERNRVHLAITLKKGSNVLLLDEPTNDIDVNTLRALEEALDNFGGCAVIISHDRWFLDRICTHILAFEGDSQVYFFEGNYSEYEENRKKRLGDVAPKRIKYKKLVN
- a CDS encoding DUF2157 domain-containing protein, with protein sequence MKLNLDKQESEFLNRVIAHWEKENMLSAEQAQTLRNSAEVKGFDWMRLAKYSFWVALVCGAIAVGSLIISDKVINWIKSLYYTPDIFISVGAGLLASGAFYLGRYRQKRYPERVFSNEATIFTGILFTACCIAYLGKAFDNGSGHYSLLFLLSVFVYGFLGWKLNSRLIWLFALVSLGSWFGTETGYQTKWSYYFLGMNYPLRFVLFGLVLLAACYILKGRKWIAQFWELTYVVGLLYLFVSLWLMSIFGNYGQLEDWLQVKQISLYYWGLIAMAVAAGFTFYGLKTKDAIAREFGITFVLIFIYTKYFEYLWSHIPYTLFFAILAASFWLIGRRAERIWNLNT